The sequence below is a genomic window from Bacteroidales bacterium MB20-C3-3.
GACCGTGGATTATAAAGATTGTCAGGGCTATCGGGGTGTAGATTACAACCGCAAATTGTTTTATTCCATTTGCTCTGAGGATGTCAAGCCCAAGAAGGTAAAACGATCCAAAGATTATTAGGATTCCTACGCCTGCATGAGTGAATCCGCCATATGCTCCAATGAATATAAAAGCGATGAATTTTGCTGCACTGAAGGCTTGAGATTTTGCGGCTGCGGCTGCGGTTGAGCTTATGGCTGCGGTTGAGCTCGCGGTTGACCTTGTAGTTGAGTTCGCAGTTGAGCTCGCGTCTGCTTTTGACCGGCGGTGCTGTGAGTAGAGGAGCATAATGGCCATAATCGGGAGCATGATACCCATGGCTATCTCCATTACAGATGGGTTGAGCACTGCGGCGGCCTGGGCGCCGGCCAGGGAGCCTATGGCTACAGGGATACCCACTTTAGTTGCAAGTTTTGTGTCCAGGTATCCGCTTTTTTTGAACATTACTGAGGAGACAGCGAATTGAGCAAGGACACCTACACGGGTGGTGCCGTTGGCGACATTAATCGGCATTCCCATAGCCATAAAGAGTGCGTATGAAAGGGCTGTGGCCATACCCGCCAAAGTATTTACAAAGCCGACAAAAATTCCTACTCCTATCAGTAGTGAAATCATTCCTGCCGATAGAGGGTCTGCTGTCTGAATGTAATTTGTAAAATTCTCAATCATAAAACGGGGCAAATGTAATAATAAAGTGCCATTTTGTCCTTTTTATCCTGCTGGCAAAAATTTTGTTGTTATTTTTGCGGCTTGGTAATTTTGAATAATAATGAAAATCATATAGGTAATGAAGAGAAAGAACAAGGAAAAAGAGATTGAGGAACAGGTAGATCAAGAGGTATCTGAAGAGCAGCAAAATAAAAATGAAAAGAGTGAGGAGGTTACTGAAAATAATGATTCTCAGAAGCTGTCAGAGTTGAACGACAGGTATTTAAGACTTGTTGCTGAGTTTGATAATTTCAGAAGAAGAACAGCAAAAGAGAGGATGGATCTTGTAGTAAATGCTGCAGAGGATACAATTAAGGGGTTGCTGCCTGTGCTTGATGATTTTGAGCGTGCCATAGATATTCTTTCCAAGTCCACTGGTGACATAAAGGCTGCTCTTGAGGGGACTGAACTTATTCATAATAAGCTAATGGTTTATTTAATTTCTAAAGGTCTTAAGAAAATTGAGGCTGTCGGTGAGAGTCTTGACACTGATTTTCACGAGGCCGTAGCTCAGTTCCCTGTAGAAGAGGATGCTAAGAAAAATAGAATTATTGATGTCGTACAGCAGGGTTATACGCTTAACGGCAAGGTTATAAGATTTGCAAAAGTTGTTGTTGGTGTATAAAATTTAAAAGATGGCAAAAAGAGATTACTATGAGGTGCTTGGCGTAACCAAGGGGGCCTCCGCAGAGGAGATCAAAAAGGCCTACAGAAAGATGGCTCTCAAGTATCACCCGGATAAAAACCCGGGAGATAAACAGGCCGAGGAGAACTTTAAAGAGGCTGCCGAGGCTTATGATGTTCTTAGCAATCCTGACAAAAAGGCCAGATATGATCAGTTTGGACATGCAGGAATGAATGCAGGCGGAGGTGGAGGCGGATTCAGCGGTGCCGGCTTCTCTATGGAGGATATTTTCAGCCAGTTTGGAGACATTTTTGGAGGCCATTTCGGCGGATTCGGAGGCTTTAGCGGATTCGGAGGAAGCAGAGGTGGCAGAAGGGTCAATAAGGGTTCCGATATAAGAATAAGAGTTAAACTTGATCTTAAGGAGATTGCAAAGGGGACTGAGAAAAAAATCAAGATAAACAAGCAGGTATCTTGTCATGAGTGTTCGGGAAAAGGTGCAAAATCTGAGGCCGATATAAAGACCTGTACAACCTGTAATGGATCTGGCCAGGTTACCAGGGTTCAGCAATCAATATTTGGAGCTATGCAGACTGCCTCTGTTTGTCCCACTTGCGGAGGTGAGGGGAAAACAGTAGTCAAGCCTTGTGGTAAATGTGGTGGTGACGGACTTGTTAAGGAGAGCGAGGAGATCAGCTTCAAGATACCTGCAGGCGTAGCTCAGGGAATGCAACTTAATGTTCAGGGCAAGGGTAACGCAGCGAGAAGAGGTGGGGTAAACGGAGATCTACTTGTTGTAATTGAGGAGGATGAACATCAGGAGTTTCAAAGAGATGGAAATGATCTTATCTACACTCTATTTGTCTCTATTACAGATGCTATATTGGGTGGTGATGCCGAGATTCCCCATTTTGATTCAAAACTGAGGATTAAAATTGAACCCGGAACTCAGTCAGGAAAAATACTGAGATTAAGATCAAAAGGGCTGCCTGATGTTAACGGATATGGATCAGGAGACCTCCTTGTCTATATTCAGATATGGACTCCTAAAAAGCTGGATAAAAACGAAAGAGAACTTCTTGAAAAACTGAAAAATTCAGATAATTTCAAGCCTAATCCTACAAAGGATGAGCGCAATTTCTTTGACCGGATGAAGAAGATCTTCTCATAATTTTCAATCAAAATAAGCAATTGTGAGAAAATTATTTATATCAGCCGCTCTGTCAGCATTATCATTTTTTACAGCAGTAGGTGCTATTGCACAAACTGCAGCCGGGTATATAAAGCCGCTTGATTTACCTATCTCCCTTTCCGGTAATTATGGGGAGTTAAGAGCCACCCATTTCCACGCCGGGTTGGATTTTCGCGTAGGCGGGGTATCCGGAGCACCTGTAAAGGCTGTAAAAGATGGGTATATATCAAGATTATCAGTCTCTCCCACAGGATACGGCAATGCTGTTTATATAACTCATCCGGATGGTACTACTACTGTTTACGGTCACCTTCACTCATTCAGCACAAAAGTTGCCGATTGGGTCAGAGCGATACAGTACGAGAGAGAGAGTTTTTCTGTTAACATCAATCCTGATCCCTCTCTGTTTCCTGTGAAAAGGGGTGATGTTATTGGTAAAGCCGGAAATACAGGCTCTTCCGGAGGACCCCATCTCCATTTTGAGATCAGGGATACAAAAACAGAAATCCCACTTAACCCCCAGATTGTTGCAGGATATGATATTCATGATAATATTGCCCCGACTATTGAGAGGGTCTCTTTTTATGGTATTACCGGTGCTGGAACAATACCATCTATCATATTTCTAAAGAGTTTTACCCAAAATGAAAAGGATGTTGTAGTTAATGTTCCGGATACATTTTATGTGGCTGTTGCAGGGGTTGACAGGATGAATGGTACAGGTGCCCGTCTTGCAATTTCAGAATATGAATACTACATTGACGGAGAGAAGATTTTTTCTTTCAGGGCAGATAAGATTCCTTTTGATAAAGGTCGGTATGTTAATTCAATTGTGGAGTATCCCCAAAAGGTCAATTTTAAGAGGAGTATGGTCAAGAGCTGGGTGGAGCCCGGAAGCGCACTGACAACACACACAGAGAGCACTAATCACGGGTTATTTGTTATTAGTGATGACGCTATTCACACTGTGACTGTTAAACTAAGTGATTTTGCAGGTAATTCGGCAAAAAGATCATTCTCGGTTAAAAGAGAGACCTCTCTTAAGCCAAAGCAATTTGATTCGCTCGCTCTTTCAGCCGGGAAAGTAATGCCTTGGTTTATTCCCAATATTTTTGAAAAGGGTTCGTTGAAAGTTACACTGCCTGTTGGTTCCTTGTACAGAACAATCCTCTTCTATGCCGATAGTTTATCGGGAGTTGGAACTAATTATCCGGTATGGAGGGTTTTCAGCGAGAGCACCCCTATACACGCCGGTGCAGAGATCTCTTTAAGGGTAACTGTTCCTGAAAATTTAAAAGATAAAGCCTATATTGCAAAGTTAGATGAGGGGGGAAAACTCTCTTACAGAGGCGGAAGATGGAGTGGTGACAGACTATCGGCAAGCCTAAGTGAATTTGGTACATATACTGTTGCTTTTGATACAATTGCACCTATTGTGAAACTTGCATTAACTGAAGGGGCTAAAATTGTATCGGGGTTAATTCCTGTTACTTTGTATGACCAGATTTCCGGTATTGCTGAGATAAATGCACAGGTTGACGGGGTATGGATTCTGCCTCAGTATGATCCAAAGAGCAGAAAGGTCACGCTTATACTGGATAGTAAAAGAATTCCCAAAGGTGGAAATAAGAAGCTTCTTCTACTGGTAACTGATGGAAGGGGAAATACAACTGAAATTAAAAGAGGTTTTATATGGTAGTAGATATTATTGGATTGATGTCAGGGACATCTCTTGACGGACTGGATTTATGCTACGCAAGATTTACGCTTGATGAGGCTCTTGGAAAATGGGGATATGAAATTCTTGCCGCTGAAGATGAACCATATCCGGCCGAACTTAAACATAAACTTGCTACTGCACAGAATATGACTGCAGAGGAGTATGCTCTGCTTAACTCGGACTATGGCATTTACTTAGGTATGAGGGTTAAAGAGTTTATTGTCAGAAACAGATTGAAACCTGATTATATTGCATCTCACGGACATACAATATTTCACCAGCCATCCAGAAGGTTTACAACCCAGATAGGAAGCGGAGCCGGTATTGCTGCCGAGAGTGGTGTTGATACTATCTGTGATTTCCGTACTACAGATGTTGCACTGGGAGGGCAGGGTGCTCCTCTGGTGCCTGTAGGTGACAGAAATCTTTTCTCTGAGTTTGCTTATTGTCTGAATTTGGGAGGCTTTTCAAATATCTCATTTGACAGAGCCGATGGTTCCCGCGGAGCTTATGATATCTCTCCTGTTAACTATGTTTTAAATCACTATACCCGTGCAATAGGCCTCGAATATGATAAAGATGGTGAGATTGCCGGAAGTGGTAATGTAAATCTTGAGTTGCTTGCAAAATTAAACAACCTGGATTTTTACCGTCAGACCGGTCCAAAGTCTCTGGGAAGAGAGTGGGTGGAGCAGAGTGTGATACCACTGATTGATTCTTCAGGAATAAAAATGGAGGATAAACTTGCTACATTTGTAGAGCATGTAGCAATTCAGATTTCCGGTCACATAAAGGAGGGAAAGGTACTGCTTACAGGAGGAGGAGCTTTGAATAAGTTTCTGGTTAAGAGAATGCAGGCGAATGCACCTCAGTGTGAGTATTTTGTTCCTGACAAACAGACAATTAACTTTAAGGAGGCGCTTATCTTTGCCTTCCTGGGTGCACTTTGGGTGGCCGATATGCCAAATTGCCTGAGTTCGGTTACAGGGGCCAGATATGATAATATTGGAGGAGCTCTATACAAGTCAGGGTTAAAAAGATAAATATTTTTTGTCAAGTAAAATATAATTTCTATTTTTGCAGTCCCAAAAATAATGGCAACCGCTTGAGTGAACGCAGGAGTCTTCAATGTTGCGCAAATACTGAATTTACAATGGATTTAATTAAAATTGCAGAACAAGCATTTGCCGGTGAGGTAAAGACACTGCCTGATTTCAAGGCAGGTGATACTATTACAGTCACCTACAAAATCAAAGAAGAGAACAAGGAGAGACTTCAGAATTATCGCGGAGTTGTTATCCAGAGAAGAGGGTCAGGTACTACTGAGACTTTTACCGTAAGAAAGATGTCTAATGGTGTTGGTGTTGAGAGAATCTTCCCTGTTACATCACCTTTCATCGATTCAATAGAGGTAAATAAGAGAGGTAAGGTACGCCGTGCCAGAATATTCTACCTTAGAGAGCTTACCGGTAAGAAAGCTCGTATCAAGGAGAGAAAATATGTTTCAGTTCCAAAGGATACTGATAAATAGACTGATACTGGCCCCGTAGCTCAACTGAATAGAGTATCTGACTACGGATCAGACGGTTACAGGTTTGAATCCTGTCGGGGTCACATAAAAAGACCGGCTAAAGAAATTTTTAGCCGGTCTTTTTTTTACTTAATCAACTCGAGTGTTTGTACTAAATTATTGCCATCAGTTGATTTCCATTTCTGGCTCTTTTTCCGATTTTCAATAATAATCCAAGTTTTTGAGAAGTCTGAGCCCTCACTCTCAATAGTAACATATTTATCGTCTGCCCATATCCATTTGAAAGGTGTTTTGTCCTCTCTGCGGATACCAAGTACTAAATAGTTTATGTTTTTTTCACCTGTACCATTGTTACTGAAATTGATTGTTCCAATGTTACTGAGTGATGTTCCGGGCTCTCCGGGTCTTGCACTTTCAAATCTCTTAACCTGCCACTCTCCTGTAAGTCTGTGGGAGCAGGAGAAGATGATTGTAAATGAGAAGGCAATTAGAAATAGTTTTAAAAATTTATTTCTCATCATTTTATAAGTTTTTTTGCATCCATATTATATCAAACTATCGTTTCTTACAAGGTAAGAATAAATTGTGAAAAAGTTGTCTTAATGTTAACTATTAATCTGTTAAAAAGTTTAGTAAAGAGAGATTGACATACTGCCCCCAACAGAGATAGTGTTGAGATCTGGTGCAGGTTTTGGATGAAAAGAGTTTCTATTTCTGGTAAAGACTCTTAATAAAATACCATTAATTATCTCTCTCTCGCAGAATAGGGATGCTCCGGTGTAAAATCCATTATAGTTTTTTTCATTTGATTGAATATCAACCAGCGATAATCTTGAGTAGCCTGCTTCTGCAGTTACTCCAAAGCGCATAATATTACCAACTTTTAAGGAGAGAGCAGGTCCTAAGGAGAGAGATAATGTTTTTATATTTATATCAGAGCCACTTAGATTATTTTTTTTGCCAATTGTTGTTCCTGAATTCCCGGAGAGATGGATTCCAAAATTGGAAGATTTAATTTTAAGTGACGGGATATAATATATGCTTTCAAGGGAAATTCCGGTACCTGTTGCAGGATAGTAACGGCTCCCATCAATAGAAATTTTATTTAGTATTCTTTGATATTCCAGGCCTATTCCTGTAAATGAATATCCGCTATTGGAGACATCTTTTATTATCCCTGCTGACTCATTATTCAACAGCCCTCTATCTCTATAAATAAGGCCCCCAAACATATATCCCAGTTCAGTTGAAAGAATGCCCATACCGGCTCCCATTATCACATCATGAACATAGTGCTTATTGTTCAATACTCTCAAAACGGCCGTTGCAGATGCTGCTGAATAGGCAGCAACTGTGTACCAAGGAGATTTGTGACCAAATTCTTTGTGAACCATATGAGCACCCATAAAGGCAATAGCAGTATGGCCGCTGGGAAATGCGTCGGACTCACTGCCATCCGGTCTGGGCTCTTTAACAACTCTTTTAATCGCATTAACGCTTCCTGTTACAATTATTGCAGATAATGCATTTGTTGCAAGCAACCTTCCCCAGGTACTTCTGCTCTCTACACCTGAAATTTTAAGAGAGTATAGTAGAAGTGAGGGGGCAAATCTAAGATAGTTATCTGCTGTGGTTTTAAAATTAGGTGTAAAGCTCTGACGGAGTTGTTGAAAACGTTCACCAGATTTGCCGTACAATGAAATTCCGGCAATAATAAATGGGGCAGGAATTATTACTTCTTTTATTGATATGCTTGATGAATCAACTCTATCTGGATGAATTTTGCCTTTAGTAACCTCTTGTCCCAAGAGGCTTTGAGTAATTATAATCCAAATTATTGCCGGAAGGATAATTCTTTTCATTTGATTCTAAAGCAGTGGGCTAAAAAGCCTTGCAAATGACTCCTTTACCTGATTTTTTATACTCCTCTTCGCCCATTTGGATCCGGCAAGGGATATACATTTATCAATATCTTTTATAAACTGCTCCTCCAGTTTAATGGCTATCTCTTTGTTGTAAATTATGCTTGTTATTTCAAAGTTATGCTCCATTGATCTGTTGTCAAAATTGGCAGATCCAATTATACAAAATTCACCATCGATGCTTATAACCTTCGAGTGGTTAAAACCTTTTGAAAAGAGGTAAACTTTAACACCGGCGTCCATCATCTCTGCTGCGTAAGAAAGTGTACACCAGTGAGTAATTGTTGAATCACTCTTTTCCGGCAGCATGAGACAAACCTCAATTCCGCCAAGTGCTGCAATTTTAAGTGCATTTAACAGGGATTCACTTGGGGTAAAGTATGGCGTAATCAGATAAATATGGTGCGTCGCTTTGGAAATAGCTGCAAAATAGCATTGCATAATGCTCGCCCAGTCACTGTCAGGGCCTGATGTAATTATTTGAGAGTAATAGGTTGAGTTTGTTCCGTCAATTCTTATGTCAGGAAGGCTTAACTGAGGATAATACTTCTTCTTTCTTCTGAATTGCTGATTAATGATAAAGTATCTGTCCAGCAAAAAACTGGATTGTAATGCAGCTACAGACTCCCCGGCAATTCTCATGTGAGTATCTCTCCACTCCTCAAAATTTCCGCCATTGTAGTATCTGTCTGCAATATTAACTCCACCCAGGTAACCTGTTTTGCCATCTACTACAAGAATTTTTCTGTGGTTTCTGTAGTTGAGTTTTGAGAGAGGGGAGAGGAACCATCTGACTGTTGCGAAGGCAAGAAATTCAATTCCTTTATCTGTAAACTCATTTTTAAATGAAACCGGAAGGTTCCAGCAACCTACATCGTCATAAATAACTCTTACCTCTACACCTTGCGATGCTTTTTCAATTAACAGATTTTTAAATCTATTTCCAATAATATCATCTTCAATTATATATGACTGAAAGTGTATGTGTTGAGTAGCATTTGAAATAGCCTGATACATTGAGTCTAATGCCTCTTTCCCGGAGAAAAAGAGTTCAATTTCTGAATTTACACCAAGAAGACTTTTGTTCCCTCTTAAATTCAAGTTGATTAGTTTTCTGTATCTGTTAAGTTCTGAAGGGAGAAGATCCGGGTTCTTCCTAAACTCTTTCAGTTGCTTGTAACTTCCAAGCCTTCTGAATCGTTCGTCTCTTACCCCTTTCCTGTTATATATCTTTGTTTTTCTGAAATTTTGACCAAAGAAAAGATATAGTATTAGACCAATATATGGCAACATAAGTATAACCACAATCCAGGAGAGTGATTTTACCGGATCTAGTTTCTTGTACATTATTATAAATGAGGCATAAATTGCCAGAATAAAATATACAAAATAGAGAATAATTGATATTACCTCCCAGTAGGTCATATAATTTATAGTTTGCTTGCTGTGTACAAAACAGATACACCTCCTGTCAAGGGTCTAAATGAGGTGTTAATAAAACCTACCTCCTCAAGTTCTTTGCAAAATGCAATATACTGAGGGAATTGGCTTACCGATTGGGGTAGATAGGTATATGCCTCCATATCTTTTGATACAAGCTTACCTATTAAAGGGAGGATGTTATGAAAATAGAACCTGTACAAGGCTCCCCATATTTTGTTTTTGGGTGAAGCAAACTCAAGTATTGAGAGCTCTCCTCCATTTTGAAGTACTCTGAAAATCTCTTTGAGCGCTCTCTTCCTGTTTTCAAAATTTCTTATACCAAATCCAATTGTAACCAATTGAAAACTTTTTTCTTCAAATGGAATATCATCAGCAGATGCTATAAAAAAAATTGGTTTGGAGATATTGCTCTCTTTAAGTTTTCTGCATTTCTCTTTAGCAATTTCTACCATCTGATCTGCAATGTCAATTGCTGTAGTTTCTACCCCTGCTTTGTAAAGGGCAATTGCTATGTCACCTGTTCCA
It includes:
- a CDS encoding M23 family metallopeptidase, which translates into the protein MRKLFISAALSALSFFTAVGAIAQTAAGYIKPLDLPISLSGNYGELRATHFHAGLDFRVGGVSGAPVKAVKDGYISRLSVSPTGYGNAVYITHPDGTTTVYGHLHSFSTKVADWVRAIQYERESFSVNINPDPSLFPVKRGDVIGKAGNTGSSGGPHLHFEIRDTKTEIPLNPQIVAGYDIHDNIAPTIERVSFYGITGAGTIPSIIFLKSFTQNEKDVVVNVPDTFYVAVAGVDRMNGTGARLAISEYEYYIDGEKIFSFRADKIPFDKGRYVNSIVEYPQKVNFKRSMVKSWVEPGSALTTHTESTNHGLFVISDDAIHTVTVKLSDFAGNSAKRSFSVKRETSLKPKQFDSLALSAGKVMPWFIPNIFEKGSLKVTLPVGSLYRTILFYADSLSGVGTNYPVWRVFSESTPIHAGAEISLRVTVPENLKDKAYIAKLDEGGKLSYRGGRWSGDRLSASLSEFGTYTVAFDTIAPIVKLALTEGAKIVSGLIPVTLYDQISGIAEINAQVDGVWILPQYDPKSRKVTLILDSKRIPKGGNKKLLLLVTDGRGNTTEIKRGFIW
- the rplS gene encoding 50S ribosomal protein L19, which codes for MDLIKIAEQAFAGEVKTLPDFKAGDTITVTYKIKEENKERLQNYRGVVIQRRGSGTTETFTVRKMSNGVGVERIFPVTSPFIDSIEVNKRGKVRRARIFYLRELTGKKARIKERKYVSVPKDTDK
- the cls gene encoding cardiolipin synthase, whose protein sequence is MTYWEVISIILYFVYFILAIYASFIIMYKKLDPVKSLSWIVVILMLPYIGLILYLFFGQNFRKTKIYNRKGVRDERFRRLGSYKQLKEFRKNPDLLPSELNRYRKLINLNLRGNKSLLGVNSEIELFFSGKEALDSMYQAISNATQHIHFQSYIIEDDIIGNRFKNLLIEKASQGVEVRVIYDDVGCWNLPVSFKNEFTDKGIEFLAFATVRWFLSPLSKLNYRNHRKILVVDGKTGYLGGVNIADRYYNGGNFEEWRDTHMRIAGESVAALQSSFLLDRYFIINQQFRRKKKYYPQLSLPDIRIDGTNSTYYSQIITSGPDSDWASIMQCYFAAISKATHHIYLITPYFTPSESLLNALKIAALGGIEVCLMLPEKSDSTITHWCTLSYAAEMMDAGVKVYLFSKGFNHSKVISIDGEFCIIGSANFDNRSMEHNFEITSIIYNKEIAIKLEEQFIKDIDKCISLAGSKWAKRSIKNQVKESFARLFSPLL
- a CDS encoding anhydro-N-acetylmuramic acid kinase encodes the protein MVVDIIGLMSGTSLDGLDLCYARFTLDEALGKWGYEILAAEDEPYPAELKHKLATAQNMTAEEYALLNSDYGIYLGMRVKEFIVRNRLKPDYIASHGHTIFHQPSRRFTTQIGSGAGIAAESGVDTICDFRTTDVALGGQGAPLVPVGDRNLFSEFAYCLNLGGFSNISFDRADGSRGAYDISPVNYVLNHYTRAIGLEYDKDGEIAGSGNVNLELLAKLNNLDFYRQTGPKSLGREWVEQSVIPLIDSSGIKMEDKLATFVEHVAIQISGHIKEGKVLLTGGGALNKFLVKRMQANAPQCEYFVPDKQTINFKEALIFAFLGALWVADMPNCLSSVTGARYDNIGGALYKSGLKR
- the dnaJ gene encoding molecular chaperone DnaJ, with the protein product MAKRDYYEVLGVTKGASAEEIKKAYRKMALKYHPDKNPGDKQAEENFKEAAEAYDVLSNPDKKARYDQFGHAGMNAGGGGGGFSGAGFSMEDIFSQFGDIFGGHFGGFGGFSGFGGSRGGRRVNKGSDIRIRVKLDLKEIAKGTEKKIKINKQVSCHECSGKGAKSEADIKTCTTCNGSGQVTRVQQSIFGAMQTASVCPTCGGEGKTVVKPCGKCGGDGLVKESEEISFKIPAGVAQGMQLNVQGKGNAARRGGVNGDLLVVIEEDEHQEFQRDGNDLIYTLFVSITDAILGGDAEIPHFDSKLRIKIEPGTQSGKILRLRSKGLPDVNGYGSGDLLVYIQIWTPKKLDKNERELLEKLKNSDNFKPNPTKDERNFFDRMKKIFS
- a CDS encoding nucleotide exchange factor GrpE, with the protein product MKRKNKEKEIEEQVDQEVSEEQQNKNEKSEEVTENNDSQKLSELNDRYLRLVAEFDNFRRRTAKERMDLVVNAAEDTIKGLLPVLDDFERAIDILSKSTGDIKAALEGTELIHNKLMVYLISKGLKKIEAVGESLDTDFHEAVAQFPVEEDAKKNRIIDVVQQGYTLNGKVIRFAKVVVGV
- the ubiE gene encoding bifunctional demethylmenaquinone methyltransferase/2-methoxy-6-polyprenyl-1,4-benzoquinol methylase UbiE, whose protein sequence is MSGDISKERNKISAMFNGIAGSYDLLNHLLSLGIDKYWRRVLISHSMKKGPAKALDIATGTGDIAIALYKAGVETTAIDIADQMVEIAKEKCRKLKESNISKPIFFIASADDIPFEEKSFQLVTIGFGIRNFENRKRALKEIFRVLQNGGELSILEFASPKNKIWGALYRFYFHNILPLIGKLVSKDMEAYTYLPQSVSQFPQYIAFCKELEEVGFINTSFRPLTGGVSVLYTASKL
- a CDS encoding phosphatase PAP2 family protein, with protein sequence MKRIILPAIIWIIITQSLLGQEVTKGKIHPDRVDSSSISIKEVIIPAPFIIAGISLYGKSGERFQQLRQSFTPNFKTTADNYLRFAPSLLLYSLKISGVESRSTWGRLLATNALSAIIVTGSVNAIKRVVKEPRPDGSESDAFPSGHTAIAFMGAHMVHKEFGHKSPWYTVAAYSAASATAVLRVLNNKHYVHDVIMGAGMGILSTELGYMFGGLIYRDRGLLNNESAGIIKDVSNSGYSFTGIGLEYQRILNKISIDGSRYYPATGTGISLESIYYIPSLKIKSSNFGIHLSGNSGTTIGKKNNLSGSDINIKTLSLSLGPALSLKVGNIMRFGVTAEAGYSRLSLVDIQSNEKNYNGFYTGASLFCEREIINGILLRVFTRNRNSFHPKPAPDLNTISVGGSMSISLY
- a CDS encoding sulfite exporter TauE/SafE family protein; translated protein: MPRFMIENFTNYIQTADPLSAGMISLLIGVGIFVGFVNTLAGMATALSYALFMAMGMPINVANGTTRVGVLAQFAVSSVMFKKSGYLDTKLATKVGIPVAIGSLAGAQAAAVLNPSVMEIAMGIMLPIMAIMLLYSQHRRSKADASSTANSTTRSTASSTAAISSTAAAAAKSQAFSAAKFIAFIFIGAYGGFTHAGVGILIIFGSFYLLGLDILRANGIKQFAVVIYTPIALTIFIIHGQVNWPVALIYSIGNVTGAILASRYAVKWGAKAVNYIIAIAVFAMSFWLIYKNAA